A stretch of the Xanthocytophaga agilis genome encodes the following:
- a CDS encoding FecR family protein, which produces MNTYQRADIIALVQNDSFRQWVLTSTPELDMLWQQYLLQNPNQEAVVAQAREIVLALRVKNDFISDTEIDSIVSDTISTIRQTPENNRDETKSYTDFSESTPPFWNFKQWFTLAASFVLLLGIGYLVYTLTKPETLSDENKVVAVNQKKKLIEKVNQRESPLTIELPDGSRVTLKKNSRIAYAEAFTGSTREIFLTGEAFFDVVKNPSKPFLVYANELVTKVLGTKFRVSAYEAEKHITVEVRSGKVSVYASQDTLSRSQSSQEEVKGVILTPNQKVVFSREEARIEKTLVEKPIVTIPPKELARFVFEDAPASQVFSALEKTYSIDLVYDEELMSHCPLTATLGNEPLFEQLTVLCKAIEAKYEVVDGQILIHSKGCK; this is translated from the coding sequence ATGAATACCTATCAGCGAGCTGACATTATAGCATTAGTTCAGAATGATTCCTTCAGGCAATGGGTGCTCACATCAACACCTGAGCTTGATATGCTATGGCAGCAATATCTTTTGCAAAATCCCAACCAGGAAGCTGTTGTTGCACAAGCCAGAGAGATTGTGTTGGCTTTGCGTGTAAAAAATGATTTCATATCTGATACAGAAATAGATTCAATTGTGTCTGATACAATATCCACAATCAGACAGACCCCAGAAAACAATAGAGATGAAACTAAGTCTTACACTGACTTCTCTGAAAGTACTCCTCCTTTCTGGAACTTCAAACAATGGTTTACACTAGCTGCTTCTTTTGTTTTATTACTCGGAATAGGATATTTGGTTTACACACTTACTAAGCCAGAAACTTTATCTGATGAAAATAAGGTAGTGGCTGTAAATCAGAAAAAGAAGTTGATTGAGAAGGTTAACCAAAGAGAATCTCCTCTAACCATAGAGCTTCCAGACGGAAGTCGTGTAACCCTGAAAAAAAATAGTCGCATTGCTTATGCAGAGGCATTTACAGGTTCTACACGGGAAATATTTCTGACAGGTGAGGCTTTTTTTGATGTTGTCAAAAATCCTTCGAAACCTTTTCTGGTATATGCCAATGAGTTAGTCACCAAAGTGTTAGGTACTAAATTCAGAGTCAGTGCTTATGAAGCTGAGAAGCATATTACAGTAGAAGTGCGTAGTGGAAAAGTATCTGTGTATGCCAGTCAGGATACTCTATCTCGTAGTCAAAGCTCTCAGGAAGAGGTAAAAGGTGTAATCTTAACTCCAAATCAAAAGGTAGTTTTCTCTAGGGAAGAAGCCCGGATTGAAAAAACTTTGGTAGAGAAACCGATAGTAACTATCCCACCAAAAGAACTGGCTCGTTTTGTTTTTGAAGATGCGCCAGCCTCACAGGTATTCAGTGCATTGGAAAAAACCTATAGTATTGATCTGGTCTATGATGAAGAACTCATGTCACACTGCCCGCTAACTGCTACACTGGGGAATGAACCTTTGTTTGAACAGTTGACAGTTTTATGTAAAGCTATTGAGGCTAAATATGAAGTTGTGGATGGGCAGATACTGATCCATAGCAAAGGCTGCAAGTGA
- a CDS encoding TonB-dependent receptor encodes MKKNRPLQHWLLTAMRISLFQFFLAIIFAGTAQAYEGRSQNLLDVKVNLQAKNQRISKVLKQIETQADIKFVFSSTLIQASRVVSVNLENQSLDRVLEYLLTPLQLTYEVSGKTVIVRRDNLTESAPETNVQDQLAQTVKGRVTGDQNEGLPGVSVVVKGSTVGTTTDANGNYTLAVPDENGTLVFSFIGYVTEEVAIGGRTTIDISMAPDLKALQEVVVVGYGEQKKETVTGAVATVKGTDLVKSPAVNLSNSLAGRMPGVTAVQASGEPGYDGSSIRIRGSNTLGNNDALIVIDGVPARAGGFDRINPADIESISVLKDASAAIYGARAANGVILIKTKRGKTGKPQLSYSFNQGWAQPTVIPKLANSTQFAEMRNELEVYNLPTNEWAAATAAFKETGTYTKADGSDVNAPFKPVDFQKFADGSDPWFHPNTDWYKDALKPWSPQSRHNVQLTGGSENFQYLASIGYQNQDAYYKNAATGYKQYDVRVNMDGNINKYIHVSLGLLGREEFRFFPTRGAGAIFRMLMRGLPTMPAYWPNGLPGPDIENGENPVVITTNQTGYDQDKRDYFQTNGSIDFTIPWIEGLKITGTASVDKFIKRTKRWDKPWYLYSWQGAYEADGVTPKLAKGARGPAEPNLTQGDENQLNILLGAMLNYTRKFGSHSLTFLAGTNRETIQNDNFNAYRRYFISPAIDQMFAGGDLQKNNGGGAWERARLNYFGRVAYNFKEKYLAEFLWRYDGSYMFPQNTRYGFFPGVMAGWQISEEDFFRNNVSFVNYLKLRGSWGQMGNDNITLGPDGPLLEYQYLSTYAFDSYIIANQQVKTLFETRVPNNSITWEVANNANLGLEGQLFQGKVVFEFDVFLNRRTNIIWPRFGSIPQTTGMTLPAENIGKVENRGWEFKLGYNGSIGDFKYNVGVNGGYAKNKILFWDEAPGVPAWQRTTGKPMYTYLAYQYDGVFKDQSDIDANTIDYSSITNTLRPGDMKYKDVRGTKDSPDPSKPDGKITPDDQIRNDRTNIPLFTGGATIGLQYKNFDCSILFQAGLGGQVYVSTGESGSIGNYLKDVYDNRWTVENPSSVHPRITDRSNQYYSNGNTYWLRSNNYIRLKNFEIGYTLPASLGQKAGIGSLRLYVNGLNLFTIDKLKVYDPEATNTLGQYYPQARIINTGLTVSF; translated from the coding sequence ATGAAAAAGAATCGACCACTACAACATTGGTTACTAACGGCCATGCGAATATCACTTTTTCAGTTTTTTCTGGCTATAATCTTCGCGGGGACAGCACAGGCATATGAAGGCAGGTCACAGAACCTGCTGGATGTGAAGGTTAATCTGCAGGCAAAAAACCAGCGAATCAGTAAAGTATTAAAACAGATAGAGACTCAGGCAGATATTAAGTTTGTCTTTAGTTCTACACTGATACAGGCAAGTAGAGTCGTGTCTGTGAACCTGGAAAATCAGTCATTGGACAGAGTATTGGAATATTTATTAACACCACTGCAATTGACGTATGAGGTGTCTGGCAAGACTGTCATTGTGAGACGTGACAACCTCACTGAGTCGGCTCCTGAAACAAATGTACAAGATCAATTGGCTCAGACTGTAAAAGGAAGAGTAACTGGAGATCAAAACGAAGGCTTGCCTGGAGTAAGTGTGGTGGTAAAAGGATCAACAGTAGGTACAACTACTGACGCAAATGGCAATTATACATTAGCTGTTCCTGATGAAAATGGCACATTAGTATTTTCATTTATTGGATATGTTACAGAAGAGGTTGCGATTGGTGGCCGAACAACCATAGATATTTCAATGGCACCTGACTTAAAAGCCTTACAGGAGGTAGTAGTAGTAGGATATGGTGAACAGAAAAAAGAAACTGTGACAGGTGCAGTTGCAACAGTAAAAGGTACAGACCTTGTTAAATCACCCGCTGTAAACCTATCTAACTCACTAGCAGGTCGTATGCCTGGTGTTACTGCTGTACAAGCAAGTGGTGAGCCTGGATATGATGGATCATCTATTCGTATCAGGGGATCTAATACCTTAGGAAACAATGATGCATTAATAGTGATTGATGGTGTGCCTGCCAGAGCAGGTGGATTTGACCGTATCAATCCGGCAGACATTGAGAGTATCTCTGTATTAAAAGATGCCTCAGCTGCTATTTATGGTGCCAGAGCTGCCAATGGTGTTATCTTGATTAAAACAAAAAGAGGCAAAACAGGTAAACCTCAGTTGTCTTACTCCTTTAATCAGGGCTGGGCTCAGCCTACTGTTATTCCGAAGCTAGCCAATTCTACACAATTTGCTGAAATGCGAAACGAATTGGAGGTCTATAATCTTCCTACTAATGAGTGGGCTGCTGCAACAGCTGCATTCAAAGAAACTGGTACCTATACCAAAGCCGATGGGTCGGATGTAAATGCACCCTTTAAGCCAGTTGACTTCCAAAAGTTTGCAGATGGTTCTGATCCCTGGTTTCATCCTAATACAGACTGGTATAAAGATGCTCTAAAACCATGGTCTCCTCAATCAAGACACAATGTTCAGTTAACAGGTGGAAGTGAAAACTTTCAATATCTGGCCTCTATTGGGTATCAAAACCAGGATGCTTACTATAAAAATGCAGCGACGGGCTACAAACAATACGACGTGCGAGTTAATATGGACGGAAATATTAACAAGTACATACATGTAAGTTTGGGTTTATTGGGTCGTGAAGAGTTTCGCTTTTTCCCGACACGTGGTGCTGGTGCCATTTTCAGAATGTTGATGCGGGGTTTGCCTACCATGCCTGCCTACTGGCCAAACGGATTACCAGGACCAGATATTGAAAACGGAGAGAATCCAGTGGTAATTACTACAAATCAGACTGGATATGATCAGGATAAAAGAGATTATTTCCAAACCAATGGATCTATTGATTTTACTATTCCATGGATTGAAGGTTTAAAGATAACTGGTACAGCTTCAGTTGATAAGTTTATCAAACGAACTAAAAGATGGGACAAACCCTGGTATCTATATTCCTGGCAGGGGGCTTATGAAGCCGATGGTGTAACGCCCAAACTTGCCAAGGGAGCCCGTGGTCCTGCAGAACCCAATCTTACTCAGGGAGACGAAAATCAATTGAACATATTGCTGGGGGCGATGCTTAATTATACACGTAAGTTTGGGTCACATTCATTGACTTTCTTAGCGGGGACAAACCGCGAAACTATTCAGAATGACAACTTTAATGCCTATCGCCGTTACTTTATCTCACCTGCTATTGATCAAATGTTTGCCGGTGGTGATTTACAAAAAAATAATGGTGGTGGTGCCTGGGAGCGTGCCCGTTTAAATTACTTTGGTCGTGTTGCCTACAACTTTAAAGAAAAGTACCTGGCAGAATTTCTATGGCGTTATGATGGATCATATATGTTTCCTCAGAACACTCGCTATGGATTCTTTCCTGGTGTAATGGCTGGTTGGCAGATTTCTGAAGAAGACTTTTTCAGAAATAATGTGTCTTTTGTTAATTATTTAAAACTACGTGGTTCATGGGGACAAATGGGTAATGACAACATTACATTGGGGCCTGATGGACCTTTGTTGGAATATCAATACTTATCTACATACGCCTTCGATAGCTATATTATTGCTAATCAACAGGTAAAGACATTATTTGAAACTCGTGTACCTAATAATTCTATTACTTGGGAAGTTGCAAATAATGCCAACTTAGGGTTAGAAGGACAATTGTTTCAAGGAAAAGTCGTGTTTGAATTTGACGTTTTCCTAAATCGTCGTACGAATATCATCTGGCCACGTTTTGGATCAATCCCTCAAACGACAGGTATGACTTTACCCGCAGAAAATATTGGTAAAGTTGAAAACAGAGGATGGGAATTTAAACTGGGCTATAACGGAAGTATAGGCGATTTCAAATATAATGTCGGTGTTAATGGTGGATATGCCAAAAATAAAATCTTATTCTGGGATGAAGCTCCGGGCGTCCCTGCTTGGCAGAGAACGACAGGCAAGCCGATGTATACCTATTTGGCGTATCAGTATGATGGAGTATTTAAGGACCAGTCTGATATAGATGCCAACACAATAGACTATTCTTCTATTACCAATACCCTGCGTCCTGGGGATATGAAATACAAAGATGTGAGAGGTACAAAGGATAGTCCAGATCCTAGTAAACCAGACGGTAAAATCACGCCAGATGATCAGATTCGGAATGATAGAACAAACATTCCTTTATTTACCGGAGGAGCCACAATTGGGTTACAATACAAAAATTTTGATTGTTCTATACTATTCCAGGCAGGCTTGGGTGGACAGGTTTATGTAAGTACTGGTGAGTCAGGAAGTATCGGAAACTATCTGAAAGATGTATATGATAATCGCTGGACAGTAGAAAACCCAAGCAGCGTACACCCACGTATTACAGATCGGAGCAACCAGTATTACTCCAATGGCAACACCTACTGGCTCAGAAGTAACAATTATATTCGTCTGAAAAACTTTGAGATTGGATATACACTCCCTGCTTCTTTGGGACAAAAAGCTGGTATTGGAAGCTTACGTTTATATGTAAATGGGTTGAATCTGTTCACCATTGATAAATTGAAAGTGTATGATCCTGAAGCTACTAACACGCTCGGGCAATATTATCCGCAGGCAAGGATTATCAACACTGGTTTAACTGTATCGTTTTAA
- a CDS encoding RagB/SusD family nutrient uptake outer membrane protein: MNKIKYIYLSIITTLFLITSCNDDFLNTKPLGEVSEADVWTDPALTEAFVTQIYNGLGFGGFYEEMLASLTDEALFTHPGRGINTFMESRSNPADRGKVNITQDWPAMYQRIRACNLALKNLASPQFENTNGIVERLRGEALFMRAYYYHQLVRYYGGVPLIERPYELGEADYTVVRNTFEECVNFIVKDCDEAAQLLDGKTMANGRASKAAALALKSRILLYAASDLHDIPTASAKSATIGGFSDKNILGYIDGSRDARWLAAKNAAKAVLDLPGYGYQTNLSAPVTPAQGTTNYMNMSLSKGGGESELIFARYFINLKTEDGGRVGLFNGPNGYHNWAGNTPIQNLVDDYEMMDGTSFDWNNTAHASAPYQNRDPRMDATILHDGSPWKPRTADGAGKDPYNQIQTGQYQIVNSENKVVSYFGLDTRQSSIEDWNGTRTGYYMRKFIDPNPSIVDQNTWQEIPWPFFRYTEAMFNYAEACIELGEDEEARTWLNKIRFRAGMPAITESGDALKQRYRNERRIEMAYEEQRYHDARRWMIAPETLGQKAGIINITATFKPGKSLTLYKYDPQIYNYIYKPLNIDPGIENREWKDKMYFLPISRDEINRNAKLVQNPGF, encoded by the coding sequence ATGAACAAGATAAAATATATATACCTGAGTATCATTACTACTTTATTTTTGATTACCAGTTGTAATGATGATTTTTTGAATACGAAACCATTGGGGGAAGTATCTGAAGCTGACGTTTGGACAGATCCCGCACTTACAGAAGCCTTTGTAACACAAATCTATAATGGACTTGGTTTTGGTGGCTTTTATGAGGAAATGTTGGCTTCCTTGACAGATGAAGCCCTTTTTACACATCCTGGACGTGGAATAAATACCTTTATGGAATCTCGTTCAAACCCTGCCGATCGTGGAAAGGTTAACATTACACAAGACTGGCCAGCTATGTATCAACGAATCAGAGCTTGTAATCTGGCTCTGAAGAATCTTGCATCACCTCAGTTTGAGAATACCAATGGAATCGTAGAACGGTTAAGAGGTGAGGCTCTTTTTATGCGGGCCTATTATTATCACCAATTGGTGCGTTATTATGGAGGTGTACCTTTGATAGAACGTCCATATGAACTGGGAGAAGCAGATTATACTGTTGTTCGTAATACATTTGAAGAGTGTGTCAACTTTATTGTAAAAGATTGTGATGAAGCAGCTCAACTGTTAGATGGTAAAACCATGGCAAACGGACGGGCTTCCAAAGCAGCAGCACTGGCACTAAAATCCCGTATCCTTTTATATGCAGCCAGTGATTTGCATGATATTCCAACAGCTAGTGCTAAATCTGCTACCATTGGAGGCTTTTCAGATAAAAACATATTGGGCTACATAGATGGAAGTCGGGATGCTCGTTGGTTAGCTGCCAAAAATGCAGCAAAAGCTGTATTGGATTTACCAGGTTATGGATATCAGACCAATCTGAGTGCACCTGTAACACCTGCACAGGGAACTACCAATTATATGAATATGTCTTTATCTAAAGGTGGAGGGGAAAGCGAGTTGATTTTTGCCCGTTATTTCATCAATCTTAAGACAGAAGACGGTGGACGAGTAGGTTTGTTCAATGGCCCTAATGGCTATCACAACTGGGCTGGTAATACACCTATCCAAAATCTGGTTGATGATTACGAAATGATGGATGGAACATCTTTTGACTGGAACAACACTGCTCATGCCAGTGCTCCATATCAGAACAGAGATCCTCGCATGGATGCTACTATTTTACATGATGGCTCTCCCTGGAAGCCTCGTACTGCTGATGGTGCAGGAAAAGATCCTTACAATCAGATTCAGACAGGTCAGTATCAGATTGTGAATAGTGAAAATAAAGTAGTGTCATATTTTGGTCTGGATACCCGTCAGAGTTCTATTGAGGATTGGAATGGAACCCGTACAGGATACTATATGCGAAAGTTTATTGATCCTAATCCTTCTATTGTAGATCAGAATACCTGGCAGGAAATTCCCTGGCCGTTTTTCCGCTATACAGAAGCCATGTTTAACTATGCGGAAGCTTGTATAGAGTTAGGAGAAGATGAAGAGGCTAGAACGTGGCTCAATAAGATTCGTTTCCGTGCCGGTATGCCTGCTATTACGGAGAGTGGAGATGCACTGAAACAACGCTACCGGAATGAACGTAGAATTGAAATGGCTTATGAAGAACAACGCTATCATGATGCACGTCGCTGGATGATTGCCCCTGAAACATTGGGACAAAAAGCAGGTATCATCAACATTACAGCTACATTCAAACCAGGTAAGTCTCTGACACTCTACAAGTATGACCCTCAGATTTATAATTATATTTACAAGCCACTCAATATAGATCCAGGTATTGAAAACAGAGAATGGAAAGACAAAATGTATTTCTTGCCTATTAGTCGCGATGAAATAAACCGAAATGCTAAACTGGTACAAAATCCAGGTTTTTAA
- a CDS encoding VCBS repeat-containing protein: MLMSAWLFYSCKSPATKEASTDAPLLTLLPPEKTHIDFANTLTEGLNTNVMVYEYFYNGGGVAIGDVNKDGLQDVYFSGNMVPNRLYLNKGNMQFEDVTSLAGVAGREGPWRTGVTIVDVNGDGLLDIYQCYSGNLRPEKRKNQLFINKGADAKGVPHFEEQAEKYGLDSPAASTQAAFFDYDKDGDLDMFLLNHNLKLLPVLEEKKTAALLREKDPFSGVQLFQNTDDHFTEVTEKAGISSSALTYGLGIGVSDINADGWPDLYISNDYTVPDYLYINNGDGTFTDKLQKSLGHTSQFSMGNAVTDVNNDSKPDIFTLDMLPEDNRRQKLLFAPDNYDKFDLVLRSGFHYQYMRNMLQLNNGDGTFSEIGQLAGISNTDWSWAPLFADLDNDGWKDLYVTNGYLRDYTNMDFVKYMDDFVQQKGRLQRTDVMQLVSQIPSSQVSDYVFQNNGNLSFSNQNRKWGVQQSSNSNGAAYADLDNDGDLDLVINTINQPAFVYQNETNNQLTHHYLQVQLEGSGKNMLGLGAKVYLYANGKQQFLEQMPTQGFQSSVSPVLHFGVGNTTQIDSLQVIWLSGKQQVLREIKTNQRITVHEKEATELFKKHPIEQPVFKEVNTPIHFTHQDVSVKDFKRQSLLVHAMSYFGPCLAKGDVNGDKLEDIYAGGGNGQGGSLYIHQKNGKFIPKAVPVFVQDKASEDVDAAFFDCDGDNDLDLYVASGGYDNYAPNDPLLQDRLYLNDGKGNFTKALDALPEMLTSNSCVKIADVNGDQHPDIFVGGRVIPGRYPESPYSYLLVNDGKGKFTNQIATLCPDLQKAGMITDAAWIDINGDQKQDLIVVGEWMSIRIFTNSNGRLVNQTTQYFDKAYQGFWNKLMVNDLNGDGKADLVVGNLGLNTQCKATDKEPAELYAKDFDANGSVDPILCFYIQGKSYPYISRDELLEQLTMMRARFKNYASYASATLTEIFKPAELEGAMHLTANCMETVCFIQGSNGKFVKKELPLEVQFSPVFAMESFDYDGDGNKDLLFCGNSQYTRLRFGKYDANCGTLLKGDGKGRFSYVSKTRSGFHLNGDVRSILSIDNKLFFGINQQAIQVYQLTNKPKTAQNIVP, from the coding sequence ATGCTGATGAGTGCCTGGCTTTTCTACTCCTGTAAGTCACCTGCTACCAAAGAAGCGTCGACAGATGCTCCATTATTAACTCTACTTCCACCTGAAAAGACACATATTGATTTTGCCAATACGCTGACAGAAGGTTTGAATACCAATGTTATGGTCTACGAATACTTCTACAATGGCGGAGGTGTTGCCATTGGTGATGTCAATAAGGATGGATTACAGGATGTGTATTTCTCAGGAAATATGGTGCCAAATCGCCTGTATCTGAATAAAGGAAATATGCAGTTTGAGGATGTAACCTCTTTGGCAGGTGTGGCAGGGCGTGAAGGGCCATGGCGTACAGGGGTTACAATAGTTGATGTGAATGGGGATGGCTTGCTGGATATTTATCAATGTTATTCTGGTAATCTGAGACCGGAAAAACGGAAGAATCAGTTATTTATTAATAAAGGAGCAGATGCGAAGGGTGTACCACATTTTGAAGAACAGGCTGAAAAATATGGGTTAGACAGTCCTGCTGCCAGTACACAGGCTGCTTTCTTTGACTATGATAAAGATGGTGATCTGGACATGTTTTTATTAAATCATAATCTGAAACTTTTGCCTGTACTGGAAGAAAAGAAAACAGCAGCTTTGCTACGAGAAAAAGATCCTTTTTCGGGAGTTCAGTTATTTCAGAATACAGATGATCATTTTACAGAGGTGACAGAAAAAGCAGGTATCAGTAGTTCGGCTTTAACCTATGGATTGGGAATAGGAGTATCAGATATTAATGCAGATGGTTGGCCTGATCTGTATATCTCTAACGATTACACTGTCCCTGATTACCTGTATATCAACAATGGGGATGGAACCTTTACAGATAAACTTCAAAAGAGCCTCGGACATACTTCTCAATTCTCGATGGGCAATGCTGTAACAGATGTAAACAATGACAGCAAACCTGATATTTTTACCCTCGATATGCTGCCTGAGGACAACAGACGGCAGAAACTGCTTTTTGCGCCCGATAACTACGATAAGTTTGATCTGGTTCTACGATCTGGATTTCACTATCAGTACATGCGCAATATGCTGCAACTCAATAATGGAGATGGCACTTTCAGTGAGATAGGTCAGCTGGCAGGTATATCCAATACCGATTGGAGCTGGGCACCATTGTTTGCAGATCTCGACAACGATGGCTGGAAAGACTTATATGTGACCAATGGCTATTTGCGGGATTATACCAATATGGACTTTGTGAAGTATATGGATGATTTTGTTCAGCAGAAAGGTCGGCTGCAACGGACTGATGTTATGCAACTGGTAAGTCAGATTCCTTCTTCTCAGGTGAGTGATTATGTGTTTCAGAATAATGGAAATCTATCCTTCTCAAATCAGAATCGCAAATGGGGTGTACAACAATCTTCCAACAGCAATGGAGCCGCCTACGCTGATTTGGATAATGACGGTGATCTGGACCTAGTCATTAATACAATTAATCAGCCTGCTTTTGTCTATCAGAATGAAACAAACAACCAGCTAACTCATCATTACTTACAAGTACAGTTGGAGGGCAGTGGGAAAAATATGTTAGGTTTAGGAGCTAAAGTATATTTATATGCTAACGGAAAACAACAGTTTCTGGAACAGATGCCCACACAAGGATTCCAGTCGAGTGTAAGTCCTGTATTACATTTTGGGGTGGGAAATACTACACAGATAGATTCATTGCAGGTTATATGGCTAAGCGGGAAGCAACAGGTTTTGCGTGAAATAAAAACTAACCAACGGATTACAGTGCACGAAAAAGAGGCAACCGAACTTTTCAAAAAACATCCTATTGAACAACCTGTTTTTAAAGAAGTAAATACTCCTATCCATTTTACGCATCAGGATGTTTCAGTTAAGGATTTTAAACGCCAGTCCCTGTTGGTACATGCAATGTCTTACTTTGGGCCTTGTCTGGCAAAAGGAGATGTGAATGGAGATAAGCTGGAAGATATCTATGCAGGAGGGGGGAATGGACAAGGAGGGTCTCTGTATATACACCAAAAGAATGGAAAGTTTATACCGAAAGCTGTTCCCGTTTTTGTACAGGATAAAGCCAGCGAAGATGTAGATGCCGCTTTTTTTGATTGCGATGGAGATAATGACCTGGATTTATATGTAGCCAGTGGTGGGTATGATAACTATGCACCTAATGATCCATTATTACAGGACAGATTGTACCTGAATGATGGAAAAGGCAACTTTACTAAAGCACTGGATGCACTACCAGAAATGCTTACGAGCAATTCCTGTGTAAAGATAGCAGATGTGAACGGGGATCAGCATCCGGATATATTTGTAGGAGGAAGAGTGATTCCTGGCCGCTATCCTGAAAGCCCGTATAGCTACCTGCTGGTAAATGACGGCAAGGGGAAATTTACCAACCAGATTGCTACTCTGTGTCCGGATTTACAGAAAGCAGGCATGATTACAGATGCTGCCTGGATAGATATAAACGGAGACCAGAAACAGGATTTGATTGTGGTAGGAGAGTGGATGTCTATCCGGATTTTTACCAATAGCAATGGCAGGCTGGTAAACCAGACAACTCAGTATTTTGATAAAGCCTATCAGGGATTCTGGAATAAGTTAATGGTTAATGATTTAAATGGGGATGGGAAAGCTGATCTGGTAGTAGGTAATCTGGGATTAAACACTCAATGCAAAGCTACAGATAAAGAGCCTGCTGAACTGTACGCCAAAGATTTTGATGCCAACGGTTCTGTTGATCCCATTCTCTGTTTTTATATTCAGGGGAAAAGCTATCCATATATTAGTCGGGATGAATTGCTGGAACAGTTGACTATGATGAGAGCACGTTTTAAGAATTATGCCAGTTATGCCTCTGCTACCCTAACTGAAATTTTTAAACCTGCCGAACTGGAGGGCGCTATGCATCTGACAGCCAACTGTATGGAAACAGTTTGTTTTATACAAGGGAGCAATGGGAAGTTTGTAAAAAAAGAACTTCCACTGGAAGTACAATTCTCACCTGTATTTGCGATGGAGTCTTTCGATTATGATGGAGATGGAAATAAAGATTTGCTTTTCTGTGGAAATAGCCAATATACCCGTCTTCGGTTTGGTAAATATGATGCTAATTGTGGAACATTATTAAAAGGAGATGGTAAAGGAAGATTTTCTTATGTTTCCAAAACAAGATCTGGCTTTCATCTGAATGGTGATGTGAGAAGTATCTTGAGTATAGATAATAAACTTTTTTTCGGAATAAACCAACAAGCTATTCAGGTATATCAACTTACTAATAAACCTAAAACGGCTCAGAATATAGTACCATAG